From the genome of Sporocytophaga myxococcoides DSM 11118:
AAAACAAAACCATCTTATTGTTAATGCCCTTCAACTTTGCGCTTCTGTAGTTGTTCAGAACTCGATCAGAGAGGGATTTGGATTAACTGTAACAGAAGCAATGTGGAAGAAAAAGCCTGTAATCGGAGGGTATACCTGTGGTATTAATGAGCAGATTATGGATGATATCCAGGGGAAAATTATTAAAAACCCAAGGGATCCTGAGGATGTAGCATACGTTTTGAATACTCTGCTTAAAGAGCCTAAAAAAAGAGAAGTCTTAGGGCACAGAGCTCAGAAAACTGTAATAGATCATTTTTTAATTTTCAAACAGATCCTGCAATGGATACATTTGTTTGATAAGTTTTAACTGCTAATCATATTGTAGGAACTATCAGAATAGGTGTATCAGTACAACAAGGCATTTTGTCAATATTATCCTGTTCAATGATCATCTGAAATATTCTGCTTGATTTTTCAATACAGATTACATCAGCCCTTTGTTCTCTTGCAAAGGTTTCCAAACGTATGAGTACATTTCTGCAGTCATTAATGTGAACGTCAATAGGAGGAGTTTTCAGAGAGTGATGAAGACTTTCAAAGTTTGCTACTACCTCTTTTTTTTCATACCACTTAAGCCTTTCTTCGGAAAAATATAATACTTCAAACCTTCCTGAGTAGGGACGAATAAATTCTGCAATCCATCGGAAGCTAAGATAGTTCTGATCCTTTAAATGACTGACAAATAAGAATCTGTTAAAGCTTTGGAAATTAGCATCAGGTGGAATAATTAAAATAGGGAAACTAGACTGATTTACGATCGACAAGGTAACTTTACTGATAAAGAAATTTTCTTCTTTATTTTTTCCTAAGCTACTTATTCCAACTATATCTGCATGAGTTTTAGTAATTTCGTTTACGATTTCATCTGTTACATTTCCCCAAAGTACCAACTTTTCATGTTTAATGTTTTGAAGTAAATCATCTGTTTCTGCTGAGAATGGATGGGGTATGGGTGTCTGAACATGTACAATCTCAATATTAGCATTGCTTAATGCAGCAAGGTCTTTTAGATACTTGATAGCATTCAGTGAATTGTCGGAATAGTCAGTAGGGCAAACAATCTTGCGGATCATAATGCTAATAGTTTAAAGTCTATAACACAACCTTATACAGGAACAAGTGTTAATGAAAAGGCAGGATAAATATACCCTGCCTAAGATTTTAACTGAATGTATTTTTAGCGAAAACTAGTTCAAGTGTGTCAAACCCCTGTTGGGTTGCTTTCTCCACCAAGCTTTTAGTTGTTTCAAGATCAAGTTCAGGCTTCCTGCTCAGTATCCATAAGTATTTCCTTGATTCAGTACCAACCAGGGCATACTGATAATCGGGATCTACTTCAATGATGTTATAGTCAGCTGTAAATGGCCAGAAGAATTGAACTTTTAATCTTGCATTATCAGATGGATCCTTAGGCCATGCGATGCCCTCTTCAGATTTACTCTCACCAGTAGATTCAACCTTGCAGCTATTTACTACTTTAATGGATCCGTCTTCATTGATTGAATAGCTGGCTTTTGATGAATAACAATTCTTTTCAAATCTATTCGGGAGTCGGGCAATTTCATACCAGTCTCCGGAATATTTTTGAAGGTCTACATTGGTAGCTACATCGAGTGGAGGCGAATGCTCAGCATTTTTCTTGTATAAGTATACAAGGCCTGCAGTTACCCCTGCAGCAGCTACTGCCCCCAAACTCAGCGTCAAGGTTTCTTTTACCTGTTGTTTTTTTCGTCTGTTCATCTATCCCTCATTTACTATTTAAAACATTAATAGGAATCAGGAAGGTTTCTGATTAAAGAAACCAAAAGATTACCAGTGAATTAGTTGTTTTTGCCAAACAAGCGAATAATCCAGCTATTTCGTACTCGGCAACTTGTGAGACCAACATCATCGGCAACTGTATTTATCTTACCCATGGTTTTGTCCACATTCTGAGCCATTACAGTATCTGCAATGAATTTGCCCAATGTGCTACTGTCATTATCCAGCTTTTGGGAGAATGAAACAATATTAGATGACGCAGTTATAGCATTGCCACTGGCAATTTTAAGACTATCCGTCAATTGTATCATATTCTCAGAAGCTCGTTTGGTTTTTTTTCCTGTTTGCTCAAATGCAAGTACCATTTCCTGGACCTGATTCAATAGTTCTTTATTTGTAAGCAATGTTCCAAGAGTTCCTTCACCATTATTTATCCTTTCGGTTATGGTGTTAATATTATTAGTAATATGTTTGGCATTGGTCCCTGTTTGATTTAGCTCAGCCAGAAGCCGGTCAAGATCTAAGGGTTCAGTGGTCGAAATTTCTTCATCACTGCTAAGGCTTACCTCTTCAGGAGTCCCTGCAGATATCTTTACATATTTGGTTCCTAATAACCCTTCATTACTTATGCTGGCCTGGGAATCCTTTTTAATAAATTCAGAGGAATTCTTTTCGACCATCATAGTAACGCGAATGTTTGAATCTGATATAATCTGGATGGACTCAACTGCACCTATTTCCACTCCGGAGTATCTTACAGCATTGCCTTCCTTCAATCCACTTACATTCTTAAAGTTTGCTATAAGTTTTCTTTTGGTTCCGAACATTTGCTGATTGGAACCAATATAAAAGATTAGTACAGTAAGCAGCACAATCCCCAGCAACATAAAAACCCCTAACTTTATTCTGTCTAATATCCTTTTCTTTTTCATCTTCTCTATTCAAAGAAAGCCCTTACCCACTCTTGATCTGATCTCTTCAACTCATCAAAGGATCCTTCCACATCCATCTTACCATTATTCAGGAGTAATATCCTGTCAGCAGTAAGTCTTGCACAATACATATCATGTGTCACTATGATAGCCGAAATTCCATTTGTGGCCCTCATCTCTAATATTAACTCTATTATTTCTTTAGATGTTACAGGGTCGAGTCCAGTGGTGGGTTCATCATATAAAATTACCTCAGGTTCAAGAATTAATGTACGTGCCAGTGCTATCCTTTTCTTCATTCCTCCGGAAAGTTCCTGTGGCATTTTATTAATGGAACTTAATAATCCTACTCTCTGAAGTGCAAGGCGCACTGCTGCTTTGATTTCTTTATGTGATTTAGGGTGAGGTTGTCTTTTCAGAGGAAAGGCAAGGTTTTCTTCTACATTCATAGAGTCATAAAGTGCTCCTTCCTGAAATAAATACCCAACTTTTTTGCGCAACGAAATGACTTCTTCTTCATGTAAATCATCCAGGTTTTTTCCGAAAACACTGATATATCCTGAATCTGGTTCAAACAATCCAATAATAGAGCGGAGTAGAACTGATTTTCCAGATCCGGATTTTCCAATGATACATAAATTTTCTTTTCTCTTTAAGCTAATATTAATCCCGTCAAGAACCATCTTTCCCTTAAATGACTTATACAGGTCTTTCACTTCAATGACATTCTCTATCATACAAAATTGCTTTGGTAATAATGCGACAACTGAGCTGCCAGCATGTCAAGAAAAAAGATTATCAATGAAGAAATGACAACCGAAGCATTAGCAGCTTTCCCTACACCGACAGTTCCATAGTCAGCTCTGTAACCATAGAAACACGAAACCATAGCTATAGTAAATCCAAAGAAAAACGCTTTAAAAATCGATGGAACAAAGTCATAGAAGTACATGTAGTCAAATGCAGAGTTAATATACATTGTGACACTCATGTCATCTGTTATGTTTACAGCCACATATGATCCTATAAGGGATAGTCCTGCAGAATAGATTACAAGGAAAGGCATTGTTATAGTCATTGCCAATACTCTAGTTACTACAAGATATTTATAGGGGTCAACTCCTGATATAGACATAGCGTCTATCTGATCTGTAACTTTCATGGATCCTATCTCAGCACCAATTCCGGATCCTGTTTTGCCTGCGCAGATAAGGCCTGTAAGCACAGGTCCGATTTCCCTGATAACAGCAATAGCAACCATGTTGGGTATCAGATCTTCTGCACCAAAGGTCTTCATGGAAGGGTATAGCTGCAATGACATTACAAATCCAATAATAAAGGCTGTTGTACTCACCAGGAAAAGGGACTTATATCCAAGCCTGAAGATTTGAGTGAATAATTCATCAATCTCATAAGGAGGATACCATACCAGTGCAAAGAAACGAGAGCTGAATACTGTTAATTCTCCAAGTGTACGAAAGAAATTTCCACTCTTTTTTTCGCTCTTTTCAGGGATGTTTTCCTCAGGTTGTTCGTTATCTTTTTTCATGCCGTAAAACGCTCCCTCTGTTCTTCCGGGAGTATATTTCAATAACATGTTAGAACAGAAAATGGCCAAATAAAGAATAAAAAAAAATCTGGAAGCCTTATTATCAACATCTTTTGGTAAAAGATTTATACGAATTTTTAATGTATGTGAAGAAGTTGGATGGTGAAGTTTATTGTATATATTTGTATAGTCATCATTTCTTCTGACTGCTTGGAAAAATTTCTTAAATATAAAGTTCTTCCTCTATTGATCCTGATAAGCATATTGTTTACTCAGGTAGCAGTTAATTATTTCCATCATCATAGTGAAAAATCTTCAAAGGAACTTAGCATAGAAGTTTCTAAGGAAAAATGTAAAGTCTGTTCAATTGATCTGTATCATGATGTTTTCTATCAGGATATTCATACTTTGTCATTCCTGCATAGGCATCTTGATTTAAAGGGAGACTTTATTGTTTTTTCCTTTGATAAAGCCACTTTTTTTAGATCAGGTAGAGCTCCTCCTGTTTGCTGATTTACTTTTCTATATTTTGAATACCTGGTACATGGGTATTTAATTCTTTTAATTTTATTCTATTTTATAATCATTAAGGAAAATGAAAGTACAGATACTTTTGGTATTTGGTCTTTTACTGTTTTCCTCAATAACCTATGCCCAGGGAGATTCAACTGTTGCGAATACCTGCAGGTATAGGCTTGAGGGAGATGTTAAAGACGGAGAAACCAATGCTATATTGCCTGGTGCCATGATTGTAATTGATGGCGGTGCTGGAACTGTTTCTGATGATGCAGGTCATTTCCATCTCACAAACCTTTGTAAGGGGAAGTATAAGATTACTGTTACTTTTCTTGGCTATAAGACGATCGTTCAAACCCTCGACATGAATGAGAATCTTTATAAAACATTTATCCTTCACTCAGATTCGTGTTTGCTGGAATCTATAATAGTAACATCATCCAGGCCTGTTTATGAAAGCAGTCTAAGTGTTCAGGAGGTTGCAGGAAGGGCGCTTGACAGAACCAGAGGTTTTTCTTTAGGTGAATCTCTTAAGGGGATAGCAGGAGTTAATACTTTGCAAACCGGCCCATCTATTTTCAAGCCTGTTATTCAGGGGATGTATGGAAACAGAGTGCTGATTCTGAATAATGGTGTAAGGCAGGAAGGACAGCAATGGGGCTCCGAGCATGCACCGGAGATAGATCCATTTATAGCTGATAAGATTAAGGTCGTTAAAGGCGCTTCAGGAGTTCTATATGGCTCTGACGCAATTGGCGGTGTAATACTTGTGGAGCCAAGGCCTCTGCGAACTAAAAGCGGGGTAGGAGGTGAATTCAACCTTGCCGGATTTTCAAATAACAGAGAAGGTGTTGTTTCTGGTATTATTGATTATAGCGTAAGACAATTAAAGGGCCTCAGCTTCAGACTTCAAGGGACCTTAAAACAGGCTGGCAATTCAAAAACTCCCGACTATTATATGAAAAATACAGCGTTCAGAGAACAGAACTTCTCCTGGGCTGCCGGTTATAAAAGGGAGGAATGGGGCGTAGATGTTTTCTATAGTCAGTTTAATTCGAATATAGGAATACTTTCAGCTTCTCATATTGGAAACCTTACCGATCTGAAGAGGGCAATTGAAAGTCCTGTTCCTCTTGAAACTTCGGGATTTAGTTATGTTGTTGACAGACCTTATCAAAAGGTCTTTCATGAACTCGGAAGATTACATGCTTTTCGAAAGTTCCATAATAAAAGTAGTTTGGAATTGATTCTGGCCCGTCAGTTTAACGACAGATCAGAATATGATAAGCACAGACCTTATAAGGATCAATTTAAAGATGGTCCTCAATCAAGATTTAAAATCACGACCTATACCGGAACACTCTATCTGAATCAGAATTATTTTAAAAAGTATTCTGGCACCTGGGGGCTTAGTTTTATTCAACAAGCAAATACAACACGTGGATCTTTCATTCCTAATTTTAAAAGCTATGCCGGAGGTGTCTTTCTAACAGAAAGAAGAAAGATAGAAAGTCTGGAGATAGAAGGTGGTCTACGCTATGATTATAAATGGATGCGTGTTTATAAATATGAAAATGGAATTATTATTTCTCCTTCGTTTATATTCTCTAACATCTCCGGAACACTAGGAGCTGTTAAAACAATTAACGAACATCTGAAAGTGAAATTGAATGTTGGTTCATGTTTCAGACCTCCTGCTGTTAATGAACTGTTCAGCGATGGTTTGCACCACGGCACTTCGAGAATTGAAAAGGGAGATAAAAAGCTTAATTCAGAATATGCATATAACACTTCTCTTACATTTGATTATAAGATTAAGAAAATTTATGGAGAAGTTAATTTATATAACAATTATATAATGGATTATATCTATCTGGTTCCAGGTCGTGTTCTTGATACTTTATCATACAATTATGTATTCGAATATGAGCAAACGATAAGAGGGACTTTCCCTGTATTCAGGTATCTGCAGACAAATGCCATATTTACAGGAGCAGATTTAACTTTTAACGATTCATTGAGCAGACATTTTATATTCAGCACAAGGTTGTCTTTACTTAGGGCTTATAACACTAAAGCTCATGAAGGTATTATTTTGACTCCTCCTGCTAACATGGAAAATGGGCTGAAGTATTCTTTTAACTTCATTCATTCCTTAAAAGAAAGCTATTTCAAAGTAGGAAATACAATAGTTCTTCAAAAGAAAAATGTTCCTTCCAACCAGGATATTAAGGCTGCACCCAAAGGATATGTGCTATGGTCACTGGAAACAGGCTTTGGAGTGATGGCAGGTAAACAAGAGCTCTATTTTACATTTACTGTTTATAATCTTCTCAACAAAAAGTACAGGGATTATCTGGATGCTTTCAGATACTTTACTGATGAACCTGGAAGAAACTTTGTGGTCAGGTTAAAAGTCCCTTTCGATTTATCTAAAAATAATTTCTAAACCTTTAAAATTTATGAACTTTAATAATCTTATAATTCTGTTGTTTCTAAGCACTGTTTTATCTTTTACTGCTTGTAAAAAGGATGATGATAATGTTGCTAATCCTGAGAATCCTAATGAAAATGAAATGATCACCACAGTGCAGGTAATGCTAATTAATACTGCGGATCCTGCAGATCAGATCAAAGTTACTTACAGACAGATTCAGGGACTTAGAAATTCACTTTCTCCATTTGTAGAGTCAATGAAGTTAAAAGCAAATACAACCTATTCAGCAGAAATACTTTTGCTGGATGAATCAAAAACTCCAGCAGATACTATTTCCAATGAAGTTAGAGAAGAAGGAGATGCACACCAGTTTTTCTATAAAGTTCAGGATGCAAATCTTACTGTTTCATATGATGATGCGGATGAAAATGGAGTGCCTATAGGGTTAAAAAGCATAGTCAAGACGGGGGAGCCAAGCACAGGAAGCCTTGAAGTAATTCTGAAGCATCAGGGAGAAGAAAAGCCAAAATCAGGAAATGGAAATGAACTGCTTGGTTCAACTGATGTGGAAGTTACCTTTACAGTAGAAATTGAATAATATTCTTAATTTGAAATATTAATAGTAAAGGCTCTTTGCAAAAGCATTGAGCCTTTTTTTTAATATTTTTCTTAGAGTTTGATTATGAAATGATTGTGTAATTGTGAACATGAATGTCTGAAACTAGTTTGAAAAAATGATTTCCTGAGTATTAAAAAAAATATCTTATTTTTATGGAAATGAAATCATTTATATCCATAACCATGGCAATGCTTCTTTTCTTAGGAGGATTGTTTTGCAATGATATGGAGGAAGTTTTTAAAGTGCCCTCTTTGATAAGTCATTATCTGGAACACAAGAAAACAGCCTCTGGTGATTTCAGTTTTGTGGATTTTTTGAAAATGCATTATGGAAGCAGCCATGCGCATGATGCCAATAATCCGGATCTGCCGTTTTACCATCACAATTATCCTCCGTTAACTTTTACTATTACCTTTCCTTTTGAATTGAATTTTAGGACTTTCAAAAAGGAAACATTCTATTTCTCTTTTTATAAAAGGGATTATTTTTTAGAAGTATCACTTTCTACCTTTAAACCACCTAAGGTTTAATCCTTTCCCATCTTTATAAGTTTTGTTGCTTCTGTCACCCTAGATCCAGGTGGTGATGGTAGCTTTTATTTCATTAAGTAATAGATTATTATGATTAATAAGATCATTCGATTTAGTATTCAGAATAAATTGATTGTCGGGTTTTTTATAGCCATTTTATTGGCTTTTGGAGGGTATTCCCTTAAAAACCTTCCGATCGATGCCGTACCTGATATTACCAATAATCAGGTACAGGTAATTACATTTTCCCCAACGTTGGCTGCAGAGGAAATAGAACGATTTATAACCTATCCGGTCGAGCTGCAAATGGCAACGATACCAGGTGTTATTGAAATCAGGTCTGTTTCCAGGTTCGGTCTTTCAGTAATTACCATTGTTTTTAAAGATGAAGTGGAAATGCTTGCTGCCCGTCAGATGGTGGGAGAAAGGATTACAATGGCTCAGGGAGAAATTCCCCAAGGGTTAGGTAATCCGGAAATGGCTCCTGTAACTACGGGGCTGGGAGAAATATTCCAATATATTGTGAGAGCTAAACCTGGCTATGAGAATAAATACTCTGCCATGGATCTCAGAACCATTCAAGATTGGATTGTAAAGCGCCAATTGCTGGGAACCAAAGGGGTGGCGGAAGTGAGCTCTTTTGGCGGCTTCGTAAAACAGTATGAAGTTGCCATGAATCCGGAAAAGCTACGCGGAATGAATGTTACCATTTCGGAAATTTTCAAAGCACTACAGTTAAACAATCAGAATACAGGAGGGGCATATATCGATAAAAAGCCTACAGCCTATTTTATTAGAGGCGTAGGACTTATTGAAGATACAACTGATATTGATGAAATCGTTGTTAAAAACGTCAATGGTATACCTGTATTAATGAGGGATGTTGCAGAAGTGAGAATGGGGTTTGCAAACAGGTATGGTGCTATGACCTACAACGACAAAGGAGAAGTAGTAGGGGCGATAGTATTGATGCTGAAAGGAGAAAACTCTGCTGAAGTAGTAGGAAATGTAAAGGAACGCATAGCAAAGATATCCAAATCACTTCCTGAAGGTATTGAGATAGTGCCCTTCCTTGACAGGTCCGACCTAGTTGATCGAGCTATTAAAACAGTTTCAAAAAATCTTATAGAAGGAGCCTTAATAGTCATTTTTGTACTGGTTGTATTTCTTGGAAATATCAGAGCAGGATTGATAGTTGCATCGGTAATCCCTCTATCGATGCTTTTTGCGATAAGCATGATGTACCTTTTTGGCGTATCTGGTAATCTCATGAGTCTTGGTGCTATCGATTTCGGCCTTATTGTAGATGGTGCAGTAATCATAGTTGAAAGTGTTATTCATAACCTTGTATTGAAGCACCCATCCCTCAACAGAAGACTTACTCAGAATGAAATGAATGAGGAAATATATGGCTCTGCAACCAAGATGATGAATTCTGCAGCATTTGGACAGATTATTATTCTTATTGTTTATCTCCCTATTCTGGCTCTTGTTGGTATAGAAGGAAAAATGTTCAGACCAATGGCCCAGGCGGTTTCATTCGCAATTCTTGGAGCACTTATACTATGTGTTACCTATGTGCCTATGATGGCTTCTTTGTTTTTGAGTAAAAAGATATCTCAGCATAAAAACTTTTCTGATAAAATAATGGAAGCGTTGCAAAAAGTTTATCACCCTGTCATTAAAGCTGCACTGAATGCGAGAATATTTATCGTAAGTATTGCAATAGCATTACTTGGGATAAGCGTCTTGCTTTTTATAAATATGGGCGGTGAGTTTCTTCCAACTCTTGAAGAAGGGGATTTTGCAGTAGAGACAAGACTTCTGCCAGGAAGCTCGTTGTCACAAACAATTGAAACCTCATTAAGGGCATCAGATATCATTTTAAAGAAATTCCCTGAAGTTAAAATGACTGTGGGAAAAATTGGTACAGCTGAAATACCAACTGATCCTATGCCTATGGAAGCATGCGATCTTATGATCATATTGAAAGATAAGGATGAATGGACTTCTGCAGAGACAAGAGAAGAGCTTGCAGAAAAAATGTCCAAAGAGTTAGAGCGCCTCCCCGGAGTTAATTTCGGATTTCAGCAACCAATACAAATGAGATTTAATGAGCTTATGACTGGAGCTAAGCAGGATCTTGCCATAAAGATTTTCGGAGAAGATATGGAAGTTCTGGCATCTAAGGCAAATCAGGTTGCAAACCTAATCAAAGATATCAAAGGTGTCTCAGATATTTATGTTGAACCTGTAACAGGTCTTCCTCAAATTACCGTGAAATACAAGCGAGGAAAAATTGCCCAGTATGGCCTTGCTATCTCTGACGTGAATGATGTGGTAAGAACTTCATTTGCCGGAGCAGTTGCAGGAGAAGTTTTTGAAGGGGAAAAAAGATTTGATCTGGTAATGCGATTACAGGAACCCTTCAGAAGAGATATACAAGATGTAAAAGGAATGTATGTAGTGCTTCCATCTGGCATGCAAATCCCAATAACAGAGGTTGCTGACATTGAATATTCTGAAGGACCTATACAGATTTCAAGAGAAGATACAAAAAGACGAATTGTGATTGGTGTCAATGTCCGTGATCGTGATGTGGAATCTATGGTTCAGGAAATAAGCAATAAGCTCGATTCAAAGCTAGACCTTCCTGCAGGATATTTTGTCACTTATGGTGGACAGTTTGAAAACCTTGTTGAAGCCAAACAGAGACTTTCTTTGGCAGTTCCAGTAGCACTTGGGCTTATATTAATTATTCTGTTTTTTACTTTCAAATCATTAAAAGAAACCATGCTGATTTTTACTGCAATACCCTTCTCTGCTATAGGTGGTGTTTTTGCATTGCTTTTAAGAGACATGCCTTTCAGCATTTCAGCAGGCGTGGGTTTTATAGCTTTGTTCGGTGTAGCTGTGCTAAATGGTATGGTATTGATCAGTTATTTTAATCAACTTAAAGCAGAAGGTGTTGAAAACGTTTACGAAAGAGTTCTGAAAGGCACTGAAATGAGATTAAGACCTGTAATCATGACTGCTTCCGTTGCCTCAATGGGATTCTTGCCAATGGCATTGTCCAATACCTCCGGAGCTGAAGTTCAAAAACCTTTGGCTACAGTTGTGATAGGTGGACTTATATCTGCAACGCTGCTTACATTGGTGGTATTACCTGTGCTTTATACCCTCTTTTATAAAAATGTGGAGGAAAGTAATGGTTCAGGATTAAGTAAATCATTTGTATTGATTCCTTTATTTTTTCTTTCTTCTATAACTTCAGGTTTCGGACAGAATACAGGAAAGGCATTAACATCTGAGGAAGCATTTAATATTGCTCTTCAAAACAATCCTTCTATGACTGCCGCAAGGTATGATATTAAAGCTCAGGAATCTTTGAAGAAAACTTATCTTGATATTCCAAAGACCAATATCAGTCTTATGTATGGGCAATTCAATAGCCTTAATAATGATAATAACATAACCATCAATCAGTCTGTTGCCTTTCCAATACTTTATTCTAGCCAGAATAATTATTATAAAGAGCAGGTGAAAGCCTCAGAAGTGAAGGCGGATGTTACAGGTAATGAACTAAAGAAAAATGTTAGGAGCGCTTATTATAACCTGCTTTATTTTGAGTCAAGGCATATGCTGCTCAATTATGAAGATAGCATCTATAATGATTTTATGAAAGCCGCAGATCTTCGATTTAAAACCGGAGAGTCTAATTACCTTGAAAAGCTTACAGCTGAAGCTCAAGTAGCAGAGTTCAGGAATCTTATTTTAAAGAATCAGGCGGACATGCAGATTTATCAAAAGCAATTAAAAGTTTATTTGAATGTTTCGGATAGTATCATCACTACTGAAAAATTTGAAAAGCTAGTGCTTTCAGTATCTCCGGATAAAGCTTCTGTTTATGCAAATCCGTTACTTCGTTATATGCGTCAGCAGTTGAAAGTGGGCAAAGCTTTAGTTGGAGTTGAAAGGGCGAGGTTCTTGCCTGATTTCAGTTTCGGATATTTTAATCAGACTTTACAGGGCGTGCAAAGTATAAACGGAGCAGAAAGATATTTCGGGCCCGGATATAGGTTTCAGGGAATAATGGCGGGAATTTCGGTTCCTGTTATTTTTAAACCTTATCAAGCAAGAATCGCTAATGCAAAATTGAACCAGAAAGTAACTGAAAGTTTGCTTGAATACAATTCTAAGAACCTTGAAGGTGAATATTCCATACTTATGCAACAGTTTAAGAAGAATCTCAGTAGCCTTAGTTATTATGAATCAATT
Proteins encoded in this window:
- a CDS encoding CusA/CzcA family heavy metal efflux RND transporter → MINKIIRFSIQNKLIVGFFIAILLAFGGYSLKNLPIDAVPDITNNQVQVITFSPTLAAEEIERFITYPVELQMATIPGVIEIRSVSRFGLSVITIVFKDEVEMLAARQMVGERITMAQGEIPQGLGNPEMAPVTTGLGEIFQYIVRAKPGYENKYSAMDLRTIQDWIVKRQLLGTKGVAEVSSFGGFVKQYEVAMNPEKLRGMNVTISEIFKALQLNNQNTGGAYIDKKPTAYFIRGVGLIEDTTDIDEIVVKNVNGIPVLMRDVAEVRMGFANRYGAMTYNDKGEVVGAIVLMLKGENSAEVVGNVKERIAKISKSLPEGIEIVPFLDRSDLVDRAIKTVSKNLIEGALIVIFVLVVFLGNIRAGLIVASVIPLSMLFAISMMYLFGVSGNLMSLGAIDFGLIVDGAVIIVESVIHNLVLKHPSLNRRLTQNEMNEEIYGSATKMMNSAAFGQIIILIVYLPILALVGIEGKMFRPMAQAVSFAILGALILCVTYVPMMASLFLSKKISQHKNFSDKIMEALQKVYHPVIKAALNARIFIVSIAIALLGISVLLFINMGGEFLPTLEEGDFAVETRLLPGSSLSQTIETSLRASDIILKKFPEVKMTVGKIGTAEIPTDPMPMEACDLMIILKDKDEWTSAETREELAEKMSKELERLPGVNFGFQQPIQMRFNELMTGAKQDLAIKIFGEDMEVLASKANQVANLIKDIKGVSDIYVEPVTGLPQITVKYKRGKIAQYGLAISDVNDVVRTSFAGAVAGEVFEGEKRFDLVMRLQEPFRRDIQDVKGMYVVLPSGMQIPITEVADIEYSEGPIQISREDTKRRIVIGVNVRDRDVESMVQEISNKLDSKLDLPAGYFVTYGGQFENLVEAKQRLSLAVPVALGLILIILFFTFKSLKETMLIFTAIPFSAIGGVFALLLRDMPFSISAGVGFIALFGVAVLNGMVLISYFNQLKAEGVENVYERVLKGTEMRLRPVIMTASVASMGFLPMALSNTSGAEVQKPLATVVIGGLISATLLTLVVLPVLYTLFYKNVEESNGSGLSKSFVLIPLFFLSSITSGFGQNTGKALTSEEAFNIALQNNPSMTAARYDIKAQESLKKTYLDIPKTNISLMYGQFNSLNNDNNITINQSVAFPILYSSQNNYYKEQVKASEVKADVTGNELKKNVRSAYYNLLYFESRHMLLNYEDSIYNDFMKAADLRFKTGESNYLEKLTAEAQVAEFRNLILKNQADMQIYQKQLKVYLNVSDSIITTEKFEKLVLSVSPDKASVYANPLLRYMRQQLKVGKALVGVERARFLPDFSFGYFNQTLQGVQSINGAERYFGPGYRFQGIMAGISVPVIFKPYQARIANAKLNQKVTESLLEYNSKNLEGEYSILMQQFKKNLSSLSYYESIGLKQADLIIINSQKAFRAGQIGYVEYLQGLSRALSIKSGYLDTINNYNQTVIAIDFIAGGN